In one window of Dehalococcoidia bacterium DNA:
- a CDS encoding metal ABC transporter permease, translated as MSEIWGWLSDPFQYAFMQRALFAVLMVSVVSAVIGAFVVLKGLAFIGDALAHASFAGVAVSFVFGGSIYLGAVIAAVATALAIGFVGRRARLNFDTAIGILFVGAFALGIVIVSHQSNYAVDLFSFVFGSVLGVGRSDLILIAAMAAGVIGLVVAFYKELLFYAYDPDMAAASGVPVTLVHYGLLALIAVTAVVALKAVGIVLVVAMLVTPAATATLLVRRVHQMMIVGALLAMASSVVGLYVSYYASVASGASIVLVATAIFILAMLFSPRRGLLVPRHLAWPPPEHHH; from the coding sequence ATGAGTGAGATCTGGGGCTGGCTGAGCGACCCGTTCCAGTACGCGTTCATGCAGCGCGCGCTCTTCGCGGTGCTCATGGTGAGCGTCGTGAGCGCGGTCATCGGCGCGTTTGTCGTGCTCAAGGGGCTGGCGTTCATCGGCGATGCGCTGGCGCATGCCTCGTTTGCGGGGGTGGCTGTCTCGTTTGTTTTCGGCGGCAGCATCTACCTGGGGGCAGTGATTGCGGCGGTCGCGACGGCGCTGGCGATCGGTTTCGTCGGACGGCGGGCGCGCCTCAACTTCGACACCGCGATCGGCATCCTGTTCGTGGGTGCGTTTGCCCTCGGAATCGTCATCGTCAGCCATCAGAGCAACTACGCGGTTGATCTGTTCAGCTTTGTCTTCGGGAGCGTGCTCGGTGTCGGCCGCTCCGATCTGATTCTAATCGCGGCTATGGCGGCGGGCGTGATCGGCCTCGTCGTCGCTTTCTACAAGGAGCTTCTGTTTTACGCCTACGATCCGGACATGGCCGCCGCTTCCGGCGTGCCCGTGACGCTCGTGCACTACGGGCTGCTGGCGCTGATAGCGGTGACGGCAGTGGTGGCGCTGAAGGCGGTGGGGATCGTGCTGGTGGTGGCGATGCTGGTCACGCCGGCGGCGACGGCCACTTTGCTGGTGCGGCGCGTCCACCAGATGATGATCGTGGGGGCGCTGCTGGCAATGGCCTCGTCCGTTGTCGGTCTCTACGTGTCCTACTACGCGTCCGTAGCGTCAGGGGCGAGCATCGTGCTGGTGGCGACGGCGATATTCATCCTGGCGATGCTGTTTTCGCCGCGGCGGGGGCTGCTGGTGCCGCGTCACCTGGCGTGGCCGCCGCCGGAGCACCACCACTAG
- a CDS encoding metal ABC transporter ATP-binding protein — protein sequence MKLFASKSPEQEGDDQTAIRAEGVWAGYDGRVALEDVGFEVPRSTIVGLVGANGSGKSTLIKVMLGVMRPWRGSVRIMGKEPAAARNLIGYAPQMEAVDWQFPVTVHDVVMMGRYGRLGPLRQPGPNDRKVVELALERVQLSEMAKRQIGELSGGQQRRMLVARALAQEPQVFLLDEPMAGLDPSIQHELVALFESLRDEGKTLIVATHDISCVTCCFDRALLLNRRKVAYGNPSEVFTQENLNEAFQSHLILLPMEQSVYVEHHHE from the coding sequence ATGAAGCTATTCGCATCGAAGAGTCCGGAACAGGAAGGCGACGACCAGACGGCCATCAGGGCGGAAGGCGTATGGGCGGGCTACGACGGCCGCGTCGCGCTCGAAGACGTCGGTTTCGAGGTGCCGCGGTCGACAATCGTCGGCCTCGTGGGCGCGAACGGTTCGGGGAAATCGACGCTCATAAAAGTCATGCTGGGGGTGATGCGTCCCTGGCGGGGAAGCGTCCGCATCATGGGGAAGGAGCCGGCAGCGGCCCGAAACCTGATCGGCTATGCGCCGCAAATGGAAGCGGTCGACTGGCAGTTCCCGGTCACGGTACATGACGTCGTGATGATGGGCCGCTACGGGCGACTCGGGCCTCTGCGGCAACCGGGTCCGAACGACCGCAAGGTTGTAGAGCTCGCGCTGGAGCGGGTGCAGCTTTCGGAGATGGCGAAGCGGCAAATCGGCGAGCTGTCGGGCGGGCAGCAGCGGCGGATGCTTGTGGCGCGCGCGCTGGCGCAAGAGCCCCAGGTCTTCCTCCTCGACGAGCCGATGGCGGGACTCGACCCGTCAATCCAGCACGAGCTGGTCGCGCTATTCGAGTCGCTGCGAGATGAGGGGAAGACCCTCATCGTAGCGACGCACGACATTTCCTGCGTCACGTGTTGCTTCGATCGCGCGCTCCTTCTGAACCGGCGCAAGGTGGCGTACGGCAATCCGTCGGAGGTGTTCACGCAAGAGAACCTGAACGAGGCGTTTCAGAGCCACCTCATCCTCCTGCCGATGGAGCAGTCGGTCTACGTGGAGCATCACCATGAGTGA